The following coding sequences lie in one Polynucleobacter necessarius genomic window:
- the zapE gene encoding cell division protein ZapE — translation MKTIEYYQQELKARGYQSDPAQLRAVERLQQCEDEWIAYKVIRSNNLKKKIFKPNLPRGLYLWGGVGRGKSFLMDCFYAASLLEKKIRIHFHEFMREVHRELHELSGLSDPLDELAKRISNRYRLICFDEFHINDIADAMILYRLLDALFADRVQFVMTSNYRPDQLYPNGLHRDRLLPAIKLLEEKLDVLNVDAGNDYRRVQMAQVEAYLTPANAETQAMLGVMFQTLIGNQQETRNPVLNIESRELRPLHMADGVVWFDFQTLCCGPRSQNDYLEIANQFHTVILSGVPYMPPRMTNEARRFIWLIDVLYDHKIKLIISADVPAPDLYTEGQITAEFSRTVSRLIEMQSRDYLDAPRRVIDTSLT, via the coding sequence TTGAAAACCATTGAGTATTACCAGCAGGAGTTAAAGGCGCGCGGGTATCAAAGTGATCCCGCGCAGCTTCGTGCTGTAGAGCGCTTGCAACAATGTGAAGACGAGTGGATTGCCTATAAGGTAATACGCAGTAACAATCTCAAGAAAAAAATCTTTAAGCCCAATCTTCCTAGAGGGCTCTATCTCTGGGGAGGAGTAGGTCGCGGCAAGTCTTTCTTGATGGACTGCTTTTATGCAGCTTCTCTCCTAGAAAAAAAGATTCGAATTCATTTTCATGAATTCATGCGTGAAGTGCATCGAGAATTGCATGAGCTCTCAGGCCTATCTGATCCGCTAGATGAGTTAGCCAAGCGAATTTCTAATCGCTATCGCTTAATCTGTTTTGATGAGTTTCATATCAATGATATTGCCGATGCGATGATTTTGTATCGTCTACTCGATGCATTGTTTGCTGATCGTGTGCAGTTTGTGATGACATCAAACTATCGTCCAGATCAGCTATACCCAAATGGCTTGCATCGCGATCGCCTGTTACCTGCGATTAAGTTGTTAGAGGAAAAGTTGGATGTGTTGAACGTGGACGCTGGCAATGACTATCGTCGAGTGCAAATGGCGCAGGTGGAGGCCTACTTAACACCAGCGAACGCAGAAACTCAGGCAATGCTAGGCGTAATGTTTCAAACCCTGATTGGGAATCAACAGGAGACGCGTAATCCTGTTCTTAATATAGAGTCACGCGAGCTACGGCCTCTACATATGGCTGATGGAGTAGTTTGGTTTGACTTTCAGACCCTGTGTTGTGGACCCCGGTCTCAAAATGACTATTTAGAAATTGCTAATCAGTTTCATACGGTGATTTTGTCCGGCGTGCCCTATATGCCACCAAGAATGACTAATGAAGCCCGTCGTTTTATCTGGCTCATTGATGTGCTTTATGACCATAAGATCAAATTAATCATCTCTGCAGACGTCCCAGCTCCGGATTTGTATACCGAAGGCCAAATTACGGCTGAATTCTCCAGAACGGTGTCCCGCTTGATTGAGATGCAGTCCCGAGACTACCTTGATGCACCTCGCCGGGTAATTGACACCAGCTTGACCTAA
- a CDS encoding 3',5'-nucleoside bisphosphate phosphatase, which produces MSSFSPINADLHCHSVVSDGTLTPEALAERAKANGVNLWSLTDHDELGGQQRARAAADALKIDYLAGVEISVTWMGQTIHIVGLGIDADHLGIIEGLRRTREGRGNRAKLIADQLDKVGIPGAYEGALHFAGNHQLISRTHFARFLVEQGVCRNTEEVFKKYLVEDKPGYVPHQWATLDDAVAWIKAAGGVAVIAHPGRYQFTPLQMNELYEHFKDIGGLGIEVITGSHTPDQYKTYGKIAQQYGFLASRGSDFHDPQESHIDLGTLPHLPEHLTPVWTAFH; this is translated from the coding sequence ATGAGCAGCTTTTCTCCTATTAACGCCGATTTGCACTGTCACTCAGTAGTTTCTGATGGCACTTTAACGCCTGAAGCTTTAGCGGAGCGAGCGAAAGCAAACGGTGTCAATTTATGGTCTCTAACTGACCACGATGAGTTAGGTGGGCAACAACGTGCACGCGCTGCTGCCGATGCACTCAAAATCGATTATTTGGCTGGCGTAGAGATATCAGTGACCTGGATGGGACAAACGATTCATATTGTAGGCTTGGGCATTGATGCAGATCACCTTGGAATTATTGAGGGTTTACGCCGTACTCGAGAGGGTCGCGGTAATCGCGCCAAGTTGATTGCCGATCAATTAGATAAAGTTGGCATTCCTGGTGCTTATGAAGGCGCCCTCCATTTTGCAGGCAATCATCAGTTGATTTCAAGAACCCACTTCGCTCGCTTCTTAGTGGAGCAAGGGGTATGCCGTAATACTGAAGAGGTCTTTAAAAAGTATTTGGTAGAAGATAAACCAGGTTATGTGCCTCACCAATGGGCTACGTTAGACGATGCAGTTGCCTGGATTAAAGCGGCTGGTGGGGTGGCGGTGATTGCACACCCAGGGCGTTATCAATTTACCCCCTTACAGATGAATGAGCTTTATGAGCACTTCAAGGATATTGGCGGACTTGGTATTGAAGTGATTACCGGTAGCCACACGCCCGATCAATACAAGACTTATGGCAAGATTGCGCAGCAATATGGGTTCTTGGCTTCACGTGGATCTGATTTTCATGATCCGCAGGAGAGTCACATTGACCTGGGCACCTTGCCGCACCTGCCGGAGCACTTGACTCCAGTTTGGACAGCATTTCACTAA
- a CDS encoding tryptophan--tRNA ligase: MFAERVLSGMRPTGNLHLGHYHGVLKNWVRLQSEYPCFFFVADWHALTTHYETPDVIEQSVWDMVIDWLAAGVDPNQATLFIQSKVPEHAELFLLLSMGTPLGWLERVPTYKDQIEKLKEKDLQTYGFLGYPLLQAADILIYRAQHVPVGEDQVPHVEMTREVARRFNYLYGREPGFEEKALEAVKKLGSKRAKMYLELRVAFQERGDEEALEQAKALLQEAQSLSMADRERLFGFLEGARKIILPEPQALLTSASRMPGIDGQKMSKSYGNTISIREQPEDVIKKIRTMPTDPARVRRTDAGDPTRCPVWQLHTVYSNEETKQWVDNGCKSAGIGCLECKQPVIDAILAEQQPMFERAQKYLDDPSLLRSIIADGCDKARKIAQETMREVREAMGLAYD, from the coding sequence ATGTTTGCTGAACGTGTTCTCTCAGGTATGCGGCCTACGGGCAATTTGCATCTTGGCCATTACCACGGCGTATTAAAAAATTGGGTTCGCCTGCAATCGGAATATCCATGCTTCTTTTTCGTGGCTGATTGGCACGCCTTAACAACTCATTACGAAACACCTGATGTGATTGAGCAATCCGTCTGGGATATGGTCATTGATTGGTTAGCGGCTGGCGTAGATCCAAACCAAGCAACTTTATTTATTCAGAGCAAAGTACCCGAGCACGCTGAATTATTTTTACTGCTGTCTATGGGAACTCCATTAGGCTGGCTCGAGCGCGTGCCTACCTATAAAGATCAAATTGAAAAGCTAAAAGAAAAAGATTTACAGACCTATGGATTTTTAGGTTACCCCTTATTGCAAGCTGCTGATATCTTGATTTATCGCGCACAACATGTGCCAGTTGGTGAGGATCAAGTCCCTCATGTGGAGATGACGCGTGAGGTTGCACGCCGTTTTAACTATCTGTATGGTCGCGAGCCTGGCTTCGAAGAAAAGGCATTGGAGGCAGTCAAAAAATTAGGCAGTAAACGCGCCAAAATGTATTTAGAGTTACGCGTGGCTTTTCAAGAGCGCGGTGATGAGGAGGCGCTAGAGCAGGCCAAGGCATTGTTGCAGGAGGCGCAAAGTCTTTCGATGGCTGACCGTGAGCGCTTATTTGGCTTTTTAGAAGGTGCGCGCAAAATTATTCTTCCGGAGCCTCAGGCCTTGTTAACCAGCGCTTCGAGAATGCCAGGCATAGATGGTCAAAAAATGTCGAAGTCCTATGGCAATACGATTAGCATTCGTGAACAGCCCGAGGATGTCATCAAGAAGATTAGAACAATGCCAACAGATCCTGCCCGCGTGCGTAGAACAGATGCAGGTGATCCCACGCGTTGCCCAGTTTGGCAATTGCATACCGTCTATTCAAACGAAGAGACAAAACAATGGGTTGATAATGGTTGTAAGTCAGCTGGAATTGGTTGTTTGGAATGTAAGCAACCTGTGATCGATGCCATTTTGGCTGAACAACAGCCCATGTTTGAGCGTGCTCAAAAATACTTAGATGATCCTAGTTTGTTACGCTCCATCATTGCGGATGGTTGCGATAAAGCGCGTAAGATTGCTCAAGAAACGATGCGCGAGGTCCGTGAAGCAATGGGCTTGGCATACGATTAA
- a CDS encoding class I SAM-dependent methyltransferase, with the protein MSAHDQLTNASPWVERFVSQIPKEGLVLDLACGGGRHAVFLAQLGYSVLGVDLNIDQLASLGHPTIKTKVLDLEREEWPLEGAQFAGIVVTNYLYRPHLDRLPQMLAPGGVLIYETFPKVMPSLESPQTRISF; encoded by the coding sequence GTGAGTGCACACGACCAGCTGACAAACGCTTCACCTTGGGTGGAGCGTTTTGTTTCTCAGATTCCTAAAGAAGGCTTGGTGCTCGATCTTGCATGTGGTGGTGGTCGGCATGCGGTATTTTTAGCTCAGTTGGGATATTCTGTTTTGGGTGTTGATCTAAATATTGACCAGCTAGCCTCACTGGGACATCCCACAATCAAAACAAAAGTGCTGGATTTAGAGCGAGAGGAATGGCCGCTAGAAGGTGCTCAATTTGCCGGGATTGTGGTGACCAATTACCTCTATCGACCCCATTTAGATCGCTTGCCCCAAATGCTGGCTCCTGGGGGTGTGTTGATTTACGAAACCTTCCCCAAGGTAATGCCCAGTTTGGAAAGCCCTCAAACCCGAATTTCCTTCTAA
- the dapA gene encoding 4-hydroxy-tetrahydrodipicolinate synthase, which yields MPAIVTPMFEDGSLDYGSLRSLLDWHVAEGSDGIVIVGTSGESPTVSVEEHCELIRVTVEHIAGRIPVIAGTGGNSTAEAIELTEFAKKVGADASLQVVPYYNKPTQEGMYAHFKKIAESVDLPVILYNVPGRTVADLAGETVVRLAGVPGVIGIKDATGSLERGTLLNAELKRAGFADFSVFSGDDLTAAMLMLMGGKGNISVTANVAPRLMHELCVAAMSDDVKRTREIQYQLIAVHKAMFTEANPIPVKWALHEMGKISAGIRLPLTPLSTSLREPLKAALKQANLL from the coding sequence ATGCCAGCCATCGTGACGCCAATGTTTGAAGATGGCAGTTTAGATTACGGCAGTTTGCGTTCTTTGCTCGATTGGCATGTCGCTGAAGGTAGTGATGGAATTGTGATTGTGGGTACTAGCGGTGAATCCCCAACCGTTTCTGTAGAAGAGCATTGTGAATTAATTCGTGTGACCGTTGAGCATATTGCAGGGCGTATACCGGTTATCGCTGGCACTGGCGGAAACTCTACCGCTGAAGCAATTGAACTAACTGAGTTTGCTAAAAAAGTGGGCGCCGATGCTAGCTTGCAGGTGGTGCCCTACTACAACAAGCCTACTCAAGAGGGTATGTATGCGCATTTTAAAAAAATTGCCGAGTCTGTAGATTTGCCAGTTATTTTGTATAACGTTCCAGGGCGCACTGTTGCGGATTTAGCCGGTGAAACTGTGGTTCGCTTGGCTGGAGTGCCAGGGGTGATTGGCATTAAGGATGCAACTGGTAGCTTAGAGCGTGGCACACTGTTGAATGCTGAGCTCAAGCGTGCTGGCTTTGCTGATTTTTCCGTATTCTCAGGTGATGACCTTACTGCTGCGATGTTGATGCTCATGGGTGGTAAGGGCAATATATCGGTTACCGCGAATGTGGCACCTCGCCTGATGCATGAACTTTGTGTTGCAGCGATGTCAGATGATGTTAAGAGAACACGCGAAATTCAGTATCAATTAATTGCAGTTCATAAAGCCATGTTCACCGAGGCTAATCCAATTCCAGTGAAATGGGCCCTACATGAAATGGGTAAGATCTCTGCCGGCATTCGTTTGCCATTAACCCCTTTAAGCACCTCATTGAGAGAGCCTTTGAAGGCAGCACTAAAACAGGCCAACCTACTATGA
- the bamC gene encoding outer membrane protein assembly factor BamC, which produces MMNLFFISRRFLSFSVLLLALGALSACKSVTSNDTVDYKSSGAVRGPNLSYPPDLITAQADRRYIVQDGTATMSEYNAALKKSTQMRSNVMIGIPGMRIARDGDKRWLVVEKPAAELYPQVKDFWQENGFLLLVDSPSTGIMETDWAENRAKIPQDFIRSTLGSVLDSAYDTGERDKYKTRLEVSKPGETEIYITQKGALEKCVTDNTGGCISTVWTSRPNDPELEAVFLARLMERLGMTQEQAKAMVAAPLGPKTPKAKFVQEGANKGYIQLSSGFDRSWRDVGLALDRSNFTVEDRNRSEGVYFVRYVNAKDVGDSKGFFSNLFSSKDDSVLKAKKYQVIVKSTGENSANVYVQDADGKPENTPAGFQLLTLLTEQLTR; this is translated from the coding sequence ATGATGAATTTGTTTTTTATCTCTCGCCGATTTTTATCGTTCTCTGTTTTACTGTTAGCGCTGGGCGCCTTGAGCGCTTGTAAATCCGTCACCAGCAATGATACTGTCGACTATAAAAGCTCAGGTGCTGTACGCGGACCGAACCTGTCCTATCCGCCAGACTTAATTACCGCTCAAGCTGATCGTCGTTATATCGTTCAAGACGGTACTGCAACCATGTCTGAATACAATGCAGCGCTCAAAAAATCAACCCAGATGAGAAGCAATGTCATGATTGGTATTCCTGGTATGCGTATTGCTCGTGATGGTGACAAGCGTTGGTTGGTTGTGGAAAAACCCGCAGCTGAGCTGTATCCGCAGGTTAAAGATTTCTGGCAAGAAAATGGTTTCTTATTGTTAGTGGACTCACCATCAACCGGAATTATGGAAACTGACTGGGCTGAAAATCGCGCAAAAATTCCGCAGGATTTCATCAGATCTACGCTTGGCAGCGTTCTTGATTCTGCTTACGATACTGGCGAGCGGGACAAGTACAAAACTCGCTTAGAGGTGAGCAAACCTGGTGAAACTGAAATTTACATCACCCAAAAAGGTGCACTAGAGAAGTGCGTTACTGATAATACTGGTGGATGTATTTCCACTGTATGGACTAGTCGCCCGAATGATCCTGAGTTAGAGGCTGTATTTTTAGCCCGTTTAATGGAGCGTTTGGGTATGACTCAAGAGCAAGCTAAGGCAATGGTAGCTGCGCCATTAGGACCAAAAACACCCAAAGCTAAGTTCGTACAGGAAGGCGCAAATAAGGGCTATATTCAGTTGAGCTCCGGCTTTGATCGCTCATGGCGTGATGTTGGTCTTGCCCTTGATCGCTCTAACTTCACTGTTGAGGATCGCAATCGTAGTGAAGGCGTGTACTTTGTGCGTTACGTCAATGCCAAAGATGTTGGCGATTCAAAGGGCTTCTTCTCAAACCTCTTTAGCAGTAAGGATGACTCAGTCTTAAAGGCCAAGAAGTATCAGGTGATTGTGAAATCTACTGGTGAAAATTCAGCGAATGTTTATGTACAAGATGCAGATGGTAAGCCTGAAAATACACCGGCTGGCTTCCAGCTCTTAACCCTGCTTACAGAGCAGTTGACTAGATAA
- a CDS encoding cupin domain-containing protein, which produces MTRYWHKKPLLVRGAIPAFELLSNDRERLDSPISYKELVQLASQDAVESRLIKSKPWSFDHGPFAKKSIPQINQLNWTLLLQGMEAHHPAAAKILSWFRFIPDARLDDLMVSIAGIGGGVGPHFDSYDVFLIQMSGRRQWRISSQTDLSLNPNLPLKILNHFQCEQEWVLEPGDMLYLPPHIAHDGIALDAGCQTWSVGFRSPSIKELLQEGLWRLAESLENIPELERKFADPKQEATAHAEQLPQELIIQLSEQLKELGLDQIERFLPGVCAYLSEPKPQALFDVSPKLLTVNGFSKKLSKKALLAHPQTRILSLGKQVFCNGENMTQGQSSEVIKAWQSLSAKKMLTPQKLGKIDQSSLFEAYLAAWLIFEE; this is translated from the coding sequence ATGACACGCTATTGGCATAAAAAACCCCTGCTAGTGCGTGGCGCTATTCCAGCCTTTGAGCTCTTATCGAATGATCGAGAGCGTTTAGACAGCCCGATTTCCTATAAAGAGCTGGTCCAGCTGGCCAGTCAAGATGCCGTTGAATCGCGCCTCATCAAATCAAAGCCTTGGAGCTTTGATCATGGGCCGTTTGCCAAAAAATCGATTCCTCAAATAAATCAGTTGAACTGGACGCTCTTGCTTCAAGGCATGGAGGCGCACCATCCTGCCGCAGCAAAAATACTCTCTTGGTTTCGCTTTATTCCAGATGCGCGCCTAGATGACTTAATGGTCAGCATTGCCGGTATCGGCGGTGGTGTAGGACCCCACTTTGACTCCTATGATGTCTTTTTGATTCAAATGTCTGGGCGCCGACAGTGGCGCATCTCCAGCCAAACAGATCTCTCTTTAAACCCCAATCTACCCTTGAAGATTTTGAACCATTTTCAATGCGAACAAGAGTGGGTTTTAGAGCCTGGAGACATGCTCTACTTGCCACCTCATATTGCGCATGACGGCATTGCGTTAGATGCTGGATGCCAAACTTGGTCCGTGGGTTTTCGCTCTCCAAGCATCAAAGAGTTACTCCAAGAGGGATTGTGGAGGCTTGCTGAATCCTTGGAAAATATTCCCGAGCTTGAGCGTAAATTTGCCGACCCCAAGCAAGAGGCTACAGCGCATGCAGAGCAGCTTCCGCAAGAGCTCATTATTCAGCTTTCAGAACAGTTAAAAGAACTGGGCTTAGATCAAATTGAGCGCTTTTTGCCAGGGGTCTGCGCTTATTTGTCCGAACCCAAGCCACAGGCCCTTTTTGATGTGTCTCCCAAGCTACTAACTGTTAACGGCTTTAGTAAAAAATTATCCAAGAAGGCCTTACTGGCACACCCCCAAACCCGCATTTTGAGCCTTGGAAAGCAGGTTTTTTGCAATGGAGAAAACATGACTCAGGGGCAATCCTCTGAAGTGATCAAGGCTTGGCAAAGTCTCTCGGCAAAAAAAATGCTCACTCCCCAAAAGCTGGGCAAAATCGATCAATCTAGCCTATTTGAGGCATACCTTGCAGCTTGGTTGATTTTTGAAGAGTGA
- a CDS encoding FKBP-type peptidyl-prolyl cis-trans isomerase: MKIEKNTIVSLRYKLTDAQNNVIEEPDSPMVYLHGGYEGTFPKIESLLDGQDIGYETTIQLEPNEAFGEYDPELLKIEPRARFSEPLEGGMQFEGVPDSDAEDANAVAEDSDADEEPLIYTVTDVADNQVVLDGNHPLAGMALRFWVQVEDVCAATEDEIENRHPKGGENFIFGMPNDESDESDDADDEDFLERALGLQNPATRTLH; encoded by the coding sequence ATGAAGATTGAAAAAAATACCATCGTATCTCTCCGATACAAGTTAACCGATGCTCAAAATAATGTCATCGAGGAACCGGATTCCCCGATGGTATACCTGCACGGTGGTTATGAAGGTACTTTTCCAAAAATTGAATCTTTACTGGATGGTCAAGATATTGGCTATGAGACTACGATTCAGCTAGAGCCTAATGAAGCATTTGGTGAGTATGACCCAGAGTTACTCAAGATTGAGCCGCGCGCACGCTTTTCAGAGCCATTGGAGGGGGGTATGCAATTTGAAGGTGTTCCAGATTCTGATGCAGAAGATGCTAATGCTGTTGCAGAAGATAGCGATGCAGATGAGGAGCCTTTAATTTACACCGTGACTGACGTTGCTGATAATCAGGTAGTGTTGGATGGCAATCATCCATTGGCTGGTATGGCTTTGCGTTTTTGGGTCCAGGTAGAAGATGTGTGTGCTGCGACTGAGGATGAAATTGAAAATCGCCATCCCAAAGGTGGTGAGAACTTTATCTTCGGAATGCCCAATGACGAATCTGATGAATCAGATGATGCCGATGACGAAGATTTTTTAGAGCGCGCCTTAGGTTTGCAAAACCCAGCCACAAGAACGCTACATTAA
- the cysE gene encoding serine O-acetyltransferase — MFNSLFDQVDSIIVRDPAARNRLEVITCYQGLHAVWFHRIAHFLWNLGLKWIARVLSMISRFITGIEIHPGAKIGRRVFLDHGLGIVIGETTEIGDDCTIYQGVTLGGTSLYKGVKRHPTLGKGVVVSAGAKVLGSFTVGDGARISSNAVVLKEIPAGATAVGIPARVLHPDLPQSGDSKTKEYFSAYGVTPNVDDPVSMALKGLIDATIEQEAKITQLENALAKLSNLPTESSSSSDTKRDLGAMKEWLKE, encoded by the coding sequence ATGTTTAATTCCCTTTTCGACCAAGTCGACTCCATCATCGTTCGAGACCCAGCAGCCAGAAACCGTCTTGAGGTCATTACCTGCTATCAAGGCTTGCATGCTGTGTGGTTCCATCGCATCGCGCATTTTTTATGGAACCTAGGTCTCAAATGGATTGCGCGCGTGCTCTCGATGATTTCTCGCTTTATTACGGGTATTGAAATTCATCCAGGCGCAAAAATCGGGCGTAGAGTGTTTTTAGATCACGGCCTTGGCATCGTCATTGGTGAGACGACAGAAATTGGTGATGACTGCACTATCTATCAAGGCGTCACTTTAGGCGGTACTTCTTTGTATAAAGGCGTAAAGCGTCACCCCACTCTAGGCAAAGGTGTTGTGGTGAGTGCTGGCGCAAAAGTACTTGGCAGCTTTACTGTTGGAGATGGGGCTCGCATTAGTTCGAACGCGGTGGTGTTAAAGGAGATTCCTGCTGGTGCTACTGCGGTCGGCATTCCTGCGCGTGTCTTACATCCAGATCTTCCGCAAAGCGGCGATAGCAAAACCAAAGAATATTTTTCTGCTTATGGCGTCACGCCCAATGTGGATGACCCGGTATCCATGGCTCTCAAAGGCTTAATTGATGCCACAATTGAGCAAGAAGCCAAAATTACTCAACTAGAAAATGCGCTAGCCAAATTAAGCAACTTGCCAACAGAGTCTAGCTCTAGCAGCGATACCAAGCGTGATCTGGGCGCCATGAAAGAATGGCTGAAGGAATAA
- a CDS encoding RNA methyltransferase, giving the protein MDLKQSDLIRWTLVETSHPGNVGSAARALKTMGFGDLRLVKPKTQAIAQEAEAIALASGAQDVLEASEEFDSLEQAVAGCSLVIGLTSRDREFGPPALDWPSAQKLITQTTQTQAQVAIVFGPERTGLENHHLSLCTHRVWLEANPDYPSLNLAQALMVCAYTLREALQGQQFTGAGTTSEPAADLADPAAIAAMLEHWREGLIAIDYLDPNNPKKLMPRLQALFARSRLQKEEIDLLRGIAKQMLLRK; this is encoded by the coding sequence ATGGATCTTAAGCAATCCGATTTAATCCGCTGGACCCTTGTAGAAACTAGCCATCCCGGCAATGTGGGCTCTGCTGCAAGAGCCCTCAAAACCATGGGATTTGGTGACTTGCGCTTAGTCAAACCCAAGACCCAAGCAATCGCGCAAGAGGCCGAAGCGATTGCTCTAGCAAGTGGTGCTCAAGATGTGCTGGAAGCCTCCGAGGAATTTGACTCTCTTGAGCAGGCAGTTGCTGGATGCTCTTTGGTCATTGGACTTACCAGTCGCGATCGTGAATTCGGGCCGCCCGCTCTAGACTGGCCTTCTGCACAAAAGCTCATTACTCAAACCACCCAAACTCAAGCTCAGGTGGCGATAGTTTTCGGGCCAGAGAGAACTGGTCTTGAAAACCATCACCTATCGTTGTGTACTCATCGTGTCTGGTTAGAAGCCAACCCCGATTATCCTTCTCTTAACCTTGCTCAAGCCCTCATGGTGTGCGCGTATACGCTCAGAGAGGCCCTACAGGGCCAGCAATTTACTGGTGCAGGTACCACAAGCGAGCCCGCGGCTGATTTAGCCGATCCAGCGGCAATAGCCGCCATGCTCGAACATTGGCGTGAAGGCCTGATAGCGATTGACTATTTAGATCCAAACAACCCGAAAAAACTCATGCCCCGCTTACAAGCGCTATTTGCCCGCTCGCGGCTTCAAAAAGAAGAGATTGATCTGCTGCGAGGCATCGCCAAACAGATGCTCCTGAGAAAATAA
- a CDS encoding inositol monophosphatase family protein, producing MHPMLNVAIKAARRAGTVINRASLNLERLQIDRKQHNDFVTEVDKAAEAAIIETLSEAYPTHGFLAEETGEHNTDAENVWIIDPLDGTTNFIHGFPQYAVSIALAVNGVTQQAVVYDPTRDELFTATRGAGAYLDRRRLRVGTQDRLANSLIGTGFPYREDQDLEKYLKIFALMSRQCAGLRRPGAASLDLAYVAAGRYDGFFESDLKPWDMAAGALLITEAGGLVGNYRGEEGFLQSGEVMAANPRIYAQMVQCLSQYSAS from the coding sequence ATGCATCCCATGTTAAATGTGGCCATCAAGGCCGCCCGTCGCGCTGGAACCGTTATCAATCGCGCTTCTCTGAATTTAGAGCGACTCCAGATAGATCGCAAACAGCACAATGATTTTGTGACTGAGGTGGACAAAGCCGCAGAAGCGGCGATCATTGAAACACTTAGCGAGGCTTATCCAACCCATGGATTTTTGGCTGAAGAGACTGGCGAACACAATACTGACGCTGAAAATGTTTGGATCATCGATCCGCTCGATGGCACTACCAACTTTATTCATGGCTTTCCGCAATATGCAGTATCTATTGCACTAGCGGTAAACGGAGTAACGCAACAGGCCGTTGTTTACGACCCCACGCGCGATGAGCTCTTTACTGCCACTCGTGGTGCGGGTGCCTATTTAGATCGTCGACGTTTACGTGTTGGCACACAAGATCGTTTGGCTAATTCCTTAATTGGCACTGGCTTTCCCTATCGCGAAGATCAGGATTTAGAAAAGTACCTCAAGATATTTGCGCTCATGTCACGACAATGTGCTGGCTTGCGTCGTCCTGGTGCCGCTTCTTTGGATCTCGCTTATGTCGCTGCTGGCCGCTACGATGGATTCTTTGAGAGTGATCTCAAGCCATGGGATATGGCAGCAGGTGCTTTATTGATTACTGAGGCAGGCGGCTTGGTTGGTAACTACCGTGGAGAAGAGGGCTTTCTTCAAAGTGGTGAAGTGATGGCAGCTAACCCCCGAATTTATGCACAGATGGTGCAGTGCCTCTCTCAATATTCTGCTTCGTAA
- a CDS encoding UDP-2,3-diacylglucosamine diphosphatase, producing MIPKHASALLISDLHLTPSMPLTAQRFFDFCEKDAPQVEAVFILGDLFEYWVGDDASSQSPFQQEVKNALAKLASKTKTYYLHGNRDFLIGSNYLKRTGMSLLPDPCVAEIAGTQYLLSHGDSLCTADVGYQLFRTWVRKPWVQKLFLSLPLTWRRSIANQLRSNSHAQYQRSVNSSARHQQIKTDVTKTACAAVLRAQSVDKLIHGHTHLPGHHQEQLGEQSWQRWVLSDWDLDHTPGARARANALLINAQGVYAVDLLKS from the coding sequence ATGATCCCGAAACACGCGAGCGCCTTGCTCATCTCAGATTTACACTTGACGCCGTCAATGCCATTGACGGCGCAACGTTTTTTTGACTTTTGTGAAAAGGATGCGCCTCAAGTAGAGGCTGTTTTTATTCTAGGTGACTTATTTGAATACTGGGTTGGTGATGATGCTTCATCTCAATCCCCATTTCAGCAAGAAGTCAAAAACGCGCTTGCCAAGCTTGCTAGCAAAACCAAAACGTATTACCTGCATGGCAATCGAGATTTTTTAATTGGTTCCAACTACCTGAAAAGGACTGGTATGAGCTTATTGCCAGACCCTTGTGTGGCTGAGATTGCTGGCACCCAATACCTACTCTCCCACGGTGATTCCTTGTGTACTGCCGACGTAGGCTATCAATTGTTTCGTACTTGGGTCAGAAAGCCCTGGGTACAGAAGTTATTTTTAAGCCTACCGCTGACATGGCGTCGCTCTATTGCGAATCAACTTCGCAGTAATAGCCATGCGCAATATCAACGAAGCGTAAATTCATCAGCAAGACATCAGCAAATCAAAACTGATGTCACAAAGACGGCCTGTGCGGCAGTATTGCGTGCCCAGAGCGTAGATAAACTAATACATGGGCACACCCACTTACCAGGCCATCACCAAGAGCAATTGGGCGAACAAAGCTGGCAACGCTGGGTCTTGTCTGATTGGGATTTAGACCACACCCCAGGCGCTCGCGCCAGAGCGAATGCTTTGCTGATTAACGCACAAGGCGTATACGCAGTGGACTTGCTGAAATCGTAA